TCGAAATGATTATCCGCGCCGCGTTCAACCCGAGCGCTGTAACCGGCGGTGTGGTTGGTACGATTTTCATTGCCATGCAGAAGGGTATTGCCCGCGGCATTTTCAGTAACGAAGCAGGCCTCGGTTCTGCCCCGATTGCCGCCGCAGCCGCAAAGACCAAGGAACCTGTTCGCCAGGGTCTCGTTTGCATGACCGGCACCTTTATCGACACCATCATTATTTGCTCCATGACGGGCCTTGCCATTGTGGTAACGGGCGCATGGACTCCGGAACTCGGTCTTCAGGGCGTAAACATTACTATGGAAGCCTTCACCCGCGGTCTCGAAAACCTGCCCGCAGGCGCAAGCGTAGCCCCCTTCATTCTGACCACGGCTCTGGTGTTCTTTGCCTTCACGACGATTCTTGGCTGGGCCTACTATTCTGAACGCTGCCTGGAATACCTCGTGGGCCGCGGCAAGAAAGGCGCCATCCTCACCTTCCGTTGGCTGTATGTGGCCGCCGTCTTTATTGGCCCGTACCTCACGGTGAGCGCCGTGTGGACCAGCGCCGACATCTTTAACGGCCTCATGGCATTCCCGAACTTGATCGCGCTGATTCTGCTTTCTGGCATTGTCGCTCGAGAGACCAGGATTTTCTTGGACAAGCTCCACAACGGTAAAGTCGGCGACTAAATTTGGGAGGTTAGAGGAGATCATGAAGAAGTTTCTGATTAAACCAATCATTGCAACCATTGCAATCGCACTATTCGCCTGTAGTGGCGAAGGAACCGCCTCGTCTCCAGAAAACGAGACCTCTGAGACGGCATCATCCTCTTCCGGCAACAAGTCCAGTTCTTCAAATAAGGGCTCGTCGTCCTCGGAGAATTCAAAAGGCAACTCTTCGGATTCACAAGGCAAGAGTTCCTCTAGCGGGAAATCAACATCAGGTTCATCCTCTTCGACAACATCCTCTAGCTCTACGACATCATCGACGTCTGAATTTTCGTACATCATCGAAAACAGCGGAATGCACTTGAATCTAATGTCGATGAAGCTTTTAGACAAGCGTGACTGGCAAACCTACGATATAGAACTCAGGTCCGACAGTACATTGCACATGATTCAGCCTCTCAACTACGAGACTCCGGATAGTCGCTGCTACAATGATCTTCCTGAAAATTGCAAGCGCTACGGTCGTCTTTACACCTGGCTTGACGTTACCCAAACTAAAAATTTTAGCTGCATCGCGACCGAAAAAATCTGCCCTCAAGGATGGACAATTTCGCCAGATGGCACCAAAGGATATTACGGCGGATATTTTGAACACGGTGAAAATTACAGAGGCGTCGGCAAGGTTCAACTATACTGGGGAACACATCCCCTGTCTACAATGGTTGTCGACAAGAACTGCGACGAGAACATAGAATACAAAAAATTCTGCAAGGACTCTAGCGACTGCAATTTTGACAGTTATTACTGGTACACTGACGCCCTATACGTTCATTGCTATTATCCGCAAAAAATGAAGATTCCCGACAGCATAAAAGTTCAATCAACCTATACTGTCCCCGAGTACACCATAGTCGACATCTCCAAAGAATATTCAGGTGAATATGGTGAAATCATTGATGAACGCGACGGAAACATTTACAAGACCGTAAAAATCGGCACCCAAACTTGGATGGCCGAAAATTTACGATTCGCCATTGACAGCAGTTGGTGTTACGACAGAACCTGTGACGGGAACGAATACCTCGGTCGCTACTACAGATGGGAACAGGCAATTGGGCAATCCGGGTACCCCTCTAAAGACACCTTGCAATGGCCTATTCAAGGAGTTTGTCCCAAGGACTGGCACATTCCCACTTTTGAAGAATGGGAAACCCTGTTTAGCTACATTCTTGAACAAACCAACGGTCTTTTTATTTCCAAGGCTCTCATGACAACCCAAAGCTGGGGTTCCGTAAAACAAGCCGGTTACAACACCTTCGGATTCAATCTGATGCCCTCTGGTTATTTGTATCATTACTATAGTTCCGGTATTCTTGGCGGAAAATCCTATGGCGGTGCCGCAGCCAACGTGATGCTCATGATAGCAGACCGTTCAGATTCCACCGTCTATGTAGAACCCCCTAGAGAAGAATCTGAACCCTATTACTACAAAGCTTCATCAAGCACTCGCGACTACCCCAACATACGTTGCGTTTTAGGCAAAGGAAATTACGGGGTTTATCCGCAGCAAAGTGAAGAAGACGAAGGAAACTAAAGTATGAATATGAAAGGAAAATTCGCGGCAGTGCTCCCCGCCGGGGGACTCGGCAAGCGCATGGGCGGAAACATTCCCAAGCAGCTTATGGTTTTGGGCGGCAAGCCCGTTTACCGCTACAGCCTCGAGACATTCCTTTCGATGGATGAAATCGCCGAAGTCGTGATGGCCGTACCCGCCGACTGGAAAGATCACTTTGAGAAAGAGATTTTCAGCGACAACGCAAGCGAACTCATCCGCACCAAGATGAAAATTGTCGTGGGTGGTGCAGAGCGCTGGCAGTCTGTCGAAAACGGTGTAAATGCACTCACCAGCAATGCCGAATTCGTGTTGGTGCACGATGTAGCCCGCCCTTTCATCAGTAAAGAAATCATCCTTGATGTCTGCAAGACTCTTGTCGAAAAAGGCAGTTGTCTTGTGGCAAAGCCCGCTGTCGATAC
Above is a window of Fibrobacter sp. UWT2 DNA encoding:
- a CDS encoding FISUMP domain-containing protein, whose product is MKKFLIKPIIATIAIALFACSGEGTASSPENETSETASSSSGNKSSSSNKGSSSSENSKGNSSDSQGKSSSSGKSTSGSSSSTTSSSSTTSSTSEFSYIIENSGMHLNLMSMKLLDKRDWQTYDIELRSDSTLHMIQPLNYETPDSRCYNDLPENCKRYGRLYTWLDVTQTKNFSCIATEKICPQGWTISPDGTKGYYGGYFEHGENYRGVGKVQLYWGTHPLSTMVVDKNCDENIEYKKFCKDSSDCNFDSYYWYTDALYVHCYYPQKMKIPDSIKVQSTYTVPEYTIVDISKEYSGEYGEIIDERDGNIYKTVKIGTQTWMAENLRFAIDSSWCYDRTCDGNEYLGRYYRWEQAIGQSGYPSKDTLQWPIQGVCPKDWHIPTFEEWETLFSYILEQTNGLFISKALMTTQSWGSVKQAGYNTFGFNLMPSGYLYHYYSSGILGGKSYGGAAANVMLMIADRSDSTVYVEPPREESEPYYYKASSSTRDYPNIRCVLGKGNYGVYPQQSEEDEGN
- the ispD gene encoding 2-C-methyl-D-erythritol 4-phosphate cytidylyltransferase, which translates into the protein MNMKGKFAAVLPAGGLGKRMGGNIPKQLMVLGGKPVYRYSLETFLSMDEIAEVVMAVPADWKDHFEKEIFSDNASELIRTKMKIVVGGAERWQSVENGVNALTSNAEFVLVHDVARPFISKEIILDVCKTLVEKGSCLVAKPAVDTIKIAKDGCVQQTIDRNTVWMAQTPQAASIALLKKLYGRIAAEPLNFTPTDEASILEYFGESVYIVKGNNLNDKLTTPEDFEIFASRVK